The following are encoded together in the Candidatus Binataceae bacterium genome:
- a CDS encoding polysaccharide deacetylase family protein produces the protein MEVALKIDVDTHQGLEFGVPRLARMLTAEAVAASFYVAMGPDNSGRAVVRVLRNPGFLKKMRRTGAVRMYGLRTVLSGTLLPARPIALAFPNIVRGLKRASFEVGVHGWDHVRWQDGIDKLGEAGIRAELNDAFEAYRAIFREPTRSFAAPGWRTNALALKTLDSMGLSYRSDTRGRTPFRCRVDGQILNTLEIPTTLPTLDEVMGREDLPDAAAVLEFYLAQFDPGRLNVHTVHAETEGMAQLESFAALIRALKERRAKFVRLEEVAARLGAAELPVCEVVRATLPGRAGWIAAQGPDPT, from the coding sequence TTGGAAGTCGCACTGAAAATTGACGTCGATACGCATCAGGGCCTCGAGTTCGGCGTGCCGCGCCTTGCGCGGATGCTCACGGCCGAGGCCGTCGCGGCGAGCTTTTACGTCGCGATGGGGCCGGATAACTCGGGCCGGGCAGTGGTGCGTGTGCTGCGCAATCCGGGCTTCCTGAAAAAGATGCGCCGCACCGGGGCAGTCAGGATGTACGGTCTGCGCACGGTGCTCTCGGGCACGCTGCTGCCCGCGCGGCCGATTGCGCTCGCCTTTCCCAATATCGTGCGCGGGCTCAAACGCGCCAGCTTCGAGGTCGGCGTCCACGGATGGGATCACGTGCGCTGGCAGGACGGAATCGACAAGCTGGGCGAGGCGGGAATCCGTGCCGAACTGAACGACGCGTTCGAGGCGTATCGCGCGATCTTCCGCGAGCCGACGCGCAGTTTCGCGGCGCCCGGATGGCGCACCAACGCGCTCGCTCTCAAGACGCTCGATTCGATGGGGCTCAGCTATCGCAGCGACACTCGCGGCAGGACGCCGTTTCGATGCCGCGTGGACGGCCAAATCCTCAATACCCTCGAGATTCCGACCACCCTGCCGACCCTGGACGAAGTGATGGGCCGCGAGGACCTGCCGGACGCGGCCGCGGTGCTGGAATTCTACCTCGCGCAGTTCGATCCCGGTCGCCTCAACGTTCATACGGTTCACGCTGAAACTGAGGGGATGGCCCAACTGGAGAGTTTCGCCGCTCTGATTCGTGCGCTCAAGGAACGCCGAGCGAAATTCGTCCGGCTCGAGGAAGTAGCGGCGCGCCTCGGCGCGGCGGAACTTCCGGTCTGCGAAGTGGTGCGCGCGACGCTGCCCGGGCGCGCCGGATGGATCGCGGCGCAAGGGCCCGACCCGACCTGA
- the murF gene encoding UDP-N-acetylmuramoyl-tripeptide--D-alanyl-D-alanine ligase: MATPIPVNQCAFRLDEVAAATGGELFGGPETVVRGVTSDTRTLDRGALFVALKGADRDGHAYLGEAARRGATAAIVARGCRLAGGERLAAIEVDDTLAALGDLARHHLRRIRAAGPFACVAIGGAVGKTSTKELCAAAVRALFGETLATPGNLNNLIGVPMTIFMINERYRAAVLECGTNTRGEIARLARIVEPDVAAVLNVDVEHSEGLGTLEEIADEEAALFSTARRAVVASAEERLVLERVPRGAELLTFGAEAAADVRVAGRAPAACGEGAGGGRSRVTLALSPRLVAAGAPARLEVALALLGAAAARNAAAAVAATAALRARPLEADELSALARALEGVAPVAGRLQIRVLGGLLVIDDTYNANPRSVRAALDAAHESAAASGARMVVALGDMLELGAFAPAMHTEAVANVMRLAPAAFIAVGPEMGAAVGAAGFTGRAGMHVAPDSAAGAEIVCGLVHAGDVVLVKGSRGIRMERIVEALGERFGSRTEN; encoded by the coding sequence ATGGCAACGCCGATACCAGTCAACCAGTGCGCCTTCCGTCTCGACGAGGTTGCCGCCGCAACCGGCGGCGAACTGTTCGGAGGGCCGGAGACGGTCGTGCGCGGAGTCACGAGCGACACGCGAACGCTCGACCGAGGCGCGCTCTTCGTCGCGCTCAAGGGCGCCGATCGCGACGGACATGCGTACCTCGGCGAAGCGGCACGCCGCGGCGCAACGGCCGCGATCGTCGCGCGCGGCTGCCGCCTCGCCGGCGGCGAGAGGCTTGCCGCGATAGAAGTTGACGACACGCTGGCCGCGCTGGGCGACCTTGCGCGTCATCATCTGCGGCGCATCCGCGCCGCCGGTCCATTTGCGTGCGTCGCGATCGGCGGTGCCGTGGGCAAGACCAGTACCAAGGAGCTTTGCGCCGCCGCCGTGCGCGCGCTCTTCGGAGAAACGCTGGCCACGCCGGGGAACCTTAACAACCTGATCGGCGTACCGATGACGATCTTCATGATCAACGAGCGCTATCGCGCGGCGGTCCTGGAATGCGGCACCAACACGCGCGGCGAGATCGCACGTCTTGCGCGAATCGTCGAGCCCGACGTTGCCGCCGTGCTCAACGTCGACGTCGAGCACAGCGAGGGCTTGGGAACCCTCGAGGAGATCGCCGACGAGGAGGCGGCGCTGTTCAGCACCGCGCGGCGCGCGGTTGTAGCTTCCGCCGAAGAACGCCTCGTGCTGGAGCGCGTCCCGCGCGGCGCCGAACTTCTTACCTTCGGCGCCGAAGCGGCCGCCGACGTGCGCGTGGCCGGGCGAGCGCCCGCCGCCTGCGGCGAAGGCGCGGGCGGCGGGCGCTCGCGCGTGACGCTCGCGCTTAGCCCGCGGCTCGTCGCCGCGGGCGCGCCGGCGCGGCTGGAGGTCGCGCTCGCGCTGCTCGGCGCGGCCGCCGCGCGCAATGCGGCGGCGGCCGTCGCGGCGACCGCCGCATTACGCGCCCGGCCGCTTGAGGCTGACGAGCTCAGCGCCCTCGCGCGCGCGCTCGAAGGCGTCGCGCCCGTCGCTGGGCGCCTGCAAATACGTGTGCTCGGCGGTCTGCTGGTGATCGACGATACCTACAATGCCAATCCGCGCTCGGTGCGCGCCGCGCTCGACGCCGCGCACGAAAGCGCCGCGGCGTCCGGTGCGCGGATGGTCGTCGCGCTCGGCGACATGCTGGAGTTGGGCGCCTTCGCGCCCGCGATGCATACCGAGGCCGTGGCCAACGTGATGCGCCTTGCGCCGGCAGCGTTCATCGCCGTGGGGCCGGAGATGGGAGCGGCGGTTGGCGCGGCCGGTTTTACCGGGCGCGCCGGCATGCATGTCGCGCCCGACAGCGCCGCCGGCGCGGAGATCGTGTGCGGACTGGTTCACGCGGGCGACGTCGTGCTGGTCAAGGGCTCGCGCGGCATCCGAATGGAGCGCATAGTCGAAGCACTCGGGGAGCGGTTTGGAAGTCGCACTGAAAATTGA
- the purE gene encoding 5-(carboxyamino)imidazole ribonucleotide mutase — MTQAASPLVGIIMGSKSDWEQMSAAAEILNEFKVSHEVRVLSAHRTPEITLDYAASASERGLQVMIAGAGGAAHLPGVIAAKTILPVIGVPMMSSALNGMDSLLSIVQMPRGVPVATMAIGKSGAANAALFAVTILALARPDLGEELIKWRAARAQEVLQQKLP; from the coding sequence ATGACTCAGGCCGCATCGCCGCTAGTCGGCATTATCATGGGGAGCAAAAGCGATTGGGAGCAGATGTCGGCAGCGGCCGAGATTCTGAACGAATTTAAAGTATCGCATGAAGTAAGAGTGCTGTCGGCCCATCGCACCCCCGAAATCACGCTCGACTACGCCGCCTCGGCCTCCGAACGCGGTCTGCAGGTGATGATCGCCGGCGCCGGCGGCGCGGCGCATCTGCCCGGCGTCATCGCGGCCAAGACCATCTTGCCGGTGATCGGGGTGCCGATGATGTCATCGGCGCTGAACGGGATGGATTCGTTGCTGTCGATCGTACAAATGCCGCGCGGCGTGCCGGTGGCGACGATGGCGATTGGCAAGTCCGGCGCCGCCAACGCAGCCTTGTTCGCGGTCACGATTCTCGCGCTCGCCCGCCCCGACCTCGGTGAAGAACTGATCAAATGGCGAGCTGCGCGCGCCCAGGAAGTGCTTCAGCAAAAGCTGCCCTGA
- a CDS encoding helix-turn-helix transcriptional regulator — translation MSAARETEETVSSGSETKPVGKPESGVNPRDEAEAADNQPKPSKPGGETGPSEAAKADDAGAAAQSTPTELPKPGVDKTGAEGEPSLGKILTAARERRGVSRDEVVAETRIPAHYLDMIERSDYDLISDQLYLMPFVRRYAAFLGLDGEEVAMRFVREVQRAEGAAAAPRMSEPLTLHDRKRAPWGRMAVVIIVLSAIVVLYVIVSERHRGEFGFHHAETVSEPAAPAGAMPPAAEAPAPPAAEAPAPPAAEPPAVAPAPMTAPAPQSVSPPQAAAPAQMLQTSVVGGPAAPGASRQTPKTPPPKRTTAPSDSTEE, via the coding sequence ATGTCTGCCGCACGGGAAACCGAAGAAACCGTGAGTTCCGGAAGCGAGACCAAGCCCGTTGGTAAGCCTGAGTCCGGCGTCAATCCTCGCGACGAGGCCGAGGCGGCGGATAATCAGCCCAAGCCTTCGAAGCCAGGCGGCGAAACCGGGCCTTCGGAAGCGGCCAAAGCCGACGACGCGGGCGCGGCCGCTCAATCGACGCCGACCGAATTGCCCAAACCTGGCGTCGACAAAACCGGCGCCGAGGGCGAACCCAGTCTCGGCAAGATCCTCACCGCGGCGCGCGAGCGGCGCGGCGTCTCGCGCGACGAAGTTGTGGCCGAAACCCGTATCCCCGCCCACTACCTCGACATGATCGAGCGCAGCGACTACGACCTCATCTCCGATCAGCTCTACCTGATGCCGTTTGTGCGCCGCTACGCGGCTTTTCTTGGCCTCGACGGCGAAGAGGTCGCGATGCGCTTCGTGCGCGAGGTGCAGCGCGCCGAAGGCGCGGCGGCCGCGCCGCGGATGTCCGAGCCGCTGACGCTGCACGACCGCAAACGCGCCCCTTGGGGGCGCATGGCCGTAGTGATAATCGTGCTCTCGGCGATCGTCGTGCTTTACGTGATCGTCTCCGAACGCCATCGCGGCGAATTCGGATTCCATCATGCGGAGACGGTTTCCGAACCTGCCGCGCCGGCCGGCGCGATGCCGCCGGCAGCCGAGGCACCTGCACCGCCGGCCGCCGAGGCGCCTGCACCGCCGGCCGCCGAGCCGCCCGCTGTTGCACCGGCGCCAATGACCGCGCCCGCACCGCAGAGCGTATCGCCGCCGCAGGCGGCGGCTCCCGCGCAAATGCTGCAGACCAGCGTCGTCGGCGGCCCGGCGGCGCCGGGCGCTTCACGACAAACGCCAAAGACACCGCCGCCCAAGCGGACCACCGCGCCTTCGGACAGCACCGAAGAATAA
- a CDS encoding glycosyltransferase family 39 protein, with translation MSATPPALPAPASLLAEHNRTRRLLVCAALAAILYLPALGRPALWEPDEGRYAEIAREMVLTHDYVTPRDNWVRYFEKPPLVYWAEAISIKLLGPTELAVRLPAAIASVAEVAVTAALGEAMFGPAAGVAAAMVLALSPLFFGFARFATLDPALALFVAAALGAFQAAAHRPGFDDAGARRWFFLSAAMAAAGTLAKGPVALVLTGAVGLAWLLAERRGREILRMPWLRAIAIYFAIVAPWFVLAAERNPEFLRFFVIHEHVERYLANAEHGWGPYFFVVVVIAGMWPWIVFVPAGVRQLMRASDGGGGDGLEQSSCRSNARSSLKFLLWWFGIILVFFSIPRAKLGSYILPALPPLAIMAGYALTCLPSMDASKVRRLFGTLVMLNLAAAAAIGMACGYYASQPESMLLADALVAMTVLTAASLVCLAIVSRGRRPERPAAAVAALALGVVATLGMMVKARTDAQPLVSYRELAHAIEPYLVPDCRLASYRHFVQSMPFYTGHREALVDYRGELAPFGRDADASASFVATDAGLAELWRAPGCAVLIVNRTDLGHVLNLLGPDATIVGCDGKKLALYNHAVAEPVPARLCTSDFRP, from the coding sequence ATGTCCGCGACGCCGCCTGCGCTGCCCGCGCCCGCTTCTCTCCTCGCCGAGCACAACCGGACGCGGCGTCTCCTCGTTTGCGCGGCGCTCGCGGCAATCCTTTATCTGCCGGCGCTCGGCCGGCCCGCGCTGTGGGAGCCCGACGAGGGCCGCTATGCGGAAATCGCGCGCGAGATGGTGCTGACGCACGACTACGTTACTCCGCGCGACAACTGGGTGCGGTATTTCGAGAAGCCTCCGCTCGTCTATTGGGCCGAGGCGATCTCGATAAAGCTGCTGGGCCCCACTGAACTGGCCGTACGTCTGCCGGCCGCGATCGCGAGCGTGGCCGAGGTCGCCGTGACCGCGGCGCTCGGCGAGGCGATGTTCGGCCCTGCGGCGGGAGTCGCGGCCGCGATGGTGCTCGCGCTCTCGCCTCTCTTCTTCGGCTTCGCCCGCTTCGCGACGCTCGACCCGGCGCTCGCGCTTTTCGTAGCCGCCGCGCTCGGCGCATTCCAGGCGGCGGCGCATCGGCCGGGGTTCGACGACGCCGGGGCGCGCCGATGGTTCTTCCTGTCTGCTGCGATGGCCGCCGCGGGCACCCTCGCCAAGGGCCCGGTTGCGCTGGTGCTGACGGGCGCGGTCGGACTCGCGTGGCTACTGGCCGAGCGGCGCGGGCGGGAGATTCTCCGGATGCCGTGGCTACGCGCGATCGCGATCTATTTCGCGATCGTAGCGCCATGGTTCGTCCTCGCGGCGGAGCGGAATCCCGAATTTCTGCGCTTCTTCGTCATCCACGAACACGTCGAACGCTATCTCGCGAACGCTGAACACGGATGGGGCCCGTATTTTTTCGTCGTGGTGGTGATCGCGGGAATGTGGCCGTGGATCGTGTTCGTTCCGGCAGGGGTGCGGCAATTGATGCGTGCGTCGGACGGCGGGGGCGGCGACGGCCTTGAGCAATCCTCCTGCCGGTCCAACGCGCGAAGCTCGCTCAAGTTCCTGCTCTGGTGGTTCGGAATCATCCTGGTCTTCTTCTCGATCCCGCGCGCCAAGCTCGGCTCATACATCCTGCCGGCACTGCCACCGCTCGCGATCATGGCCGGCTATGCGCTCACCTGCCTCCCTTCGATGGATGCATCGAAAGTGCGCAGGCTCTTCGGCACGCTGGTGATGCTCAACCTCGCGGCGGCCGCGGCTATCGGGATGGCCTGTGGGTATTACGCCTCGCAGCCCGAATCGATGCTGCTTGCCGACGCGCTGGTAGCGATGACGGTACTGACCGCGGCGTCGCTCGTATGCCTCGCGATCGTATCGCGTGGACGACGTCCTGAACGTCCCGCCGCGGCCGTGGCGGCGCTTGCGCTCGGCGTCGTGGCAACGCTGGGAATGATGGTGAAGGCGCGCACGGACGCACAGCCGCTGGTCTCGTACCGCGAACTCGCGCACGCGATCGAACCCTACCTTGTCCCCGACTGCCGGCTCGCCTCGTATCGTCATTTCGTCCAATCGATGCCGTTCTATACGGGCCATCGCGAAGCGCTGGTTGACTATCGCGGCGAATTGGCCCCGTTCGGGCGCGACGCCGACGCGAGCGCAAGTTTTGTCGCAACCGACGCCGGCCTGGCGGAGCTATGGCGCGCGCCCGGATGCGCCGTTCTGATCGTCAATCGCACCGACCTCGGTCACGTATTGAACCTGCTCGGGCCGGACGCGACTATTGTCGGATGCGATGGTAAGAAGCTTGCCCTCTACAATCATGCGGTCGCCGAACCGGTGCCGGCGCGCTTGTGCACATCGGACTTTCGTCCATGA
- a CDS encoding glycosyltransferase, with amino-acid sequence MSSAEKIAAIREPARLPDGSLVSVVVPVYNEEANLPALWSRLEPVMRACGRPWEVLFVDDGSADRSLEILRGIAASAHGAVRVIELARNFGQHSAILAGFRQCRGEVVVTLDADLQNPPEEIPRLLAAIDEGNDVVGGWREVRHDIAYRRFASNLQNRVTSMIVGVPMHDYGCMLRAYRRHIVDTVVACDEKAAFVPALANSFAKRVAEIPVAHEERQSGSSKYNLFRLLHLSLNLITGFSMMPIQAVSVAGVLVFILDALLVLVLLAHRILYGPQQEGALWTLFAFNFLVLGFVLLAVGLIGEYVGRVYLEVRKRPTYIVRAVHGDESASLERR; translated from the coding sequence TTGAGCTCAGCCGAAAAGATCGCTGCGATTCGCGAACCGGCGAGATTGCCCGACGGGTCGCTCGTGTCGGTGGTAGTGCCGGTCTACAACGAAGAGGCGAACCTGCCGGCATTGTGGTCGCGGCTCGAGCCGGTGATGCGCGCGTGCGGACGGCCGTGGGAAGTCCTGTTCGTTGACGACGGCTCTGCCGACCGATCGCTCGAAATCCTGCGCGGGATAGCCGCGAGCGCGCATGGCGCCGTTCGCGTGATTGAACTTGCGCGAAATTTCGGCCAGCACTCGGCGATCCTGGCCGGCTTTCGCCAGTGCCGCGGCGAGGTCGTGGTCACGCTCGACGCCGATCTGCAGAATCCGCCCGAAGAAATCCCGCGTTTGCTAGCCGCGATCGATGAAGGCAACGACGTGGTCGGCGGATGGCGCGAGGTGCGCCACGATATCGCCTATCGCCGCTTTGCCTCCAATCTGCAGAACCGTGTGACATCGATGATCGTGGGCGTGCCGATGCATGACTACGGATGCATGCTGCGCGCCTACCGCCGCCACATCGTCGATACCGTGGTCGCCTGCGACGAGAAGGCGGCCTTCGTCCCGGCGCTGGCCAATTCGTTCGCCAAGCGCGTGGCCGAGATTCCGGTCGCCCATGAGGAGCGCCAGAGCGGCAGCTCGAAGTACAACCTGTTCCGTCTCCTCCATCTGAGTCTGAACCTGATCACGGGCTTTTCGATGATGCCGATTCAGGCAGTGAGCGTCGCCGGAGTCCTGGTGTTCATCCTCGACGCGCTGCTGGTGCTGGTGCTGCTCGCCCACCGCATCTTGTACGGTCCGCAGCAGGAAGGCGCGCTGTGGACGCTGTTCGCATTCAACTTCCTGGTGCTGGGCTTTGTCCTGCTCGCGGTCGGATTGATCGGCGAGTACGTCGGGCGCGTCTACCTCGAAGTGCGCAAGCGCCCGACCTATATCGTGCGGGCCGTGCACGGCGACGAGTCCGCTTCGCTCGAGCGCCGCTAG
- a CDS encoding formyltransferase, translating into MAAENPRSTAPPQGAVRCVLFAYHEMGYACMTALLGMDAQVAALFTHEDDPHEEIWWRSCADLARRSDMPIYTPERLDQGWIERIAAMRPAIIYSFYYRHLLPDAVLRAAPLGAYNLHGSLLPAYRGRAPVNWMLVHGEREAGVTLHHMVARADAGDIVGQRAVPIDDCDTALTLYRKLVPAGAALLTEMHPLIAAGRAPRRPQDLSRGSYFGRRRPEDGRIDWRWPARRVFNLVRAVTHPYPGAFCSLNGRRLLIWESRIAAEAGQRGAPGEIASRADGGAVEVAAGEGSLLITRAQFDGAAEGPAAEVLSEVLLQHARGEGPHARLE; encoded by the coding sequence GTGGCCGCCGAAAATCCGCGTTCGACCGCTCCGCCGCAGGGCGCCGTGCGATGCGTGCTCTTCGCTTATCACGAGATGGGCTACGCGTGCATGACAGCGCTGCTCGGGATGGACGCGCAGGTGGCCGCGCTGTTCACGCATGAGGACGATCCGCACGAGGAAATCTGGTGGCGCTCATGCGCCGACCTTGCGCGCCGCAGCGACATGCCGATTTACACGCCCGAGCGCCTCGACCAAGGATGGATCGAACGGATCGCCGCGATGCGCCCGGCGATCATCTATTCGTTCTACTATCGCCACCTGCTGCCCGACGCGGTTCTGCGCGCGGCGCCGCTCGGCGCGTACAACCTCCACGGCTCGCTGCTGCCAGCCTACCGCGGCCGCGCGCCGGTCAACTGGATGCTGGTCCACGGCGAGCGCGAGGCGGGCGTGACGCTGCATCACATGGTCGCGCGCGCGGACGCCGGCGACATCGTGGGTCAGCGCGCCGTCCCGATCGACGACTGCGACACGGCGCTGACGCTATATCGCAAGCTGGTGCCGGCGGGAGCCGCGCTGCTCACGGAGATGCATCCGCTGATCGCGGCCGGGCGCGCGCCGCGGCGTCCGCAGGATCTTTCGCGCGGCAGTTATTTCGGGCGCCGGCGTCCCGAAGACGGAAGGATCGACTGGCGATGGCCGGCGCGGCGCGTCTTCAATCTCGTGCGCGCCGTGACGCATCCGTATCCCGGCGCTTTCTGCTCGCTCAACGGACGCAGGCTCCTCATCTGGGAGAGCAGGATCGCCGCCGAAGCGGGACAGCGCGGCGCGCCCGGCGAGATCGCATCAAGGGCGGACGGGGGCGCGGTCGAGGTTGCGGCGGGCGAGGGCAGTCTTTTGATCACGCGGGCGCAGTTTGACGGCGCGGCGGAAGGTCCGGCGGCCGAGGTCTTGTCTGAAGTTCTGTTGCAGCATGCGCGCGGCGAAGGGCCGCACGCGCGGCTGGAGTAG
- a CDS encoding NAD-dependent epimerase/dehydratase family protein has translation MRVLITGGAGFLGSHLSDAFIARGDEVFVLDTGAIAKVRHLLDNPRFHYVHDSVFNLELIDSLVSKSDLIYHLAAVVGVEHYVADPYETLNVNVNGTQNVLKAAYKHGRRLVFSSTSEVYGRNPKVPWKEDDDRVLGATTIDRWCYSTSKAVGEHFCFAYHKLGLPVTVVRYFNIYGPRLDRVDVGRLFTIFMGQLLRGADLTVIGDGKQTRCFTYVTDAVAATVAAGINPAADGHAINIGTEVETTVLEFANLMIELYGSTKSKIKFVSQADIYGQSYEDIPRRVPDNTKMRTLLGVTPKVTLREGTALAMEWFRREQAG, from the coding sequence ATGCGGGTTTTGATTACGGGCGGCGCGGGCTTTCTGGGTTCGCATCTGAGCGACGCGTTCATCGCGCGCGGCGACGAAGTTTTCGTGCTCGACACCGGCGCTATCGCCAAGGTACGCCACCTCCTCGACAATCCGCGCTTCCACTACGTCCACGACAGCGTGTTCAACCTGGAGCTTATCGACAGCCTGGTGTCGAAGTCCGACCTCATCTACCATCTCGCCGCCGTGGTGGGCGTCGAGCACTACGTCGCCGACCCGTACGAGACGCTCAACGTCAACGTCAACGGCACGCAGAACGTGCTGAAGGCGGCCTACAAGCACGGGCGGCGCCTCGTCTTCAGCTCGACTTCCGAGGTTTACGGACGCAATCCCAAGGTGCCGTGGAAGGAGGACGACGACCGGGTGCTCGGCGCGACCACGATCGATCGCTGGTGCTACTCGACCTCGAAAGCGGTGGGCGAGCATTTCTGTTTCGCCTATCACAAGCTCGGGCTGCCCGTGACGGTTGTGCGCTACTTCAATATCTACGGGCCGCGGCTTGACCGCGTGGACGTCGGGCGCCTGTTCACGATCTTCATGGGCCAATTGCTGCGCGGCGCCGATCTCACCGTGATCGGTGACGGCAAGCAGACGCGATGCTTCACCTACGTCACTGACGCGGTGGCCGCGACGGTCGCGGCCGGAATCAATCCCGCGGCCGACGGCCATGCGATCAATATCGGGACCGAGGTCGAAACCACGGTGCTGGAGTTCGCCAACCTGATGATCGAGCTTTACGGCTCGACGAAATCGAAGATCAAATTCGTCAGCCAGGCCGACATTTATGGCCAGAGCTACGAAGATATCCCGCGCCGTGTGCCCGACAACACCAAGATGCGCACGCTGCTCGGCGTCACGCCGAAAGTGACGCTGCGCGAGGGAACGGCGCTCGCGATGGAATGGTTCCGCCGCGAACAGGCCGGCTGA
- a CDS encoding class I SAM-dependent methyltransferase yields MTRGGKFVTLDDRLYDYLLAHGHNGDPLLEDLARETQEKLGRRAGMQIAPEQGAFMTLLARAIGARRAIEVGTFTGYSAICIARGLAAGGSLLCCDVSEEWTAIGRRYWERAGVAAMITLRLAPALETLRALSPDAVFDLAFIDADKTNYRHYYEEILRRTRPGGLILVDNVLWSGAVLDDTDQTEDTVAIRAFNDFAAGDRRVELVMLPISDGLTIARKL; encoded by the coding sequence ATGACACGCGGCGGAAAATTTGTCACCCTCGATGACCGGCTCTACGACTACCTGCTTGCCCACGGGCACAACGGCGACCCGCTGCTGGAGGACCTGGCGCGCGAAACCCAGGAAAAGCTGGGGCGGCGGGCCGGGATGCAGATCGCGCCCGAGCAGGGCGCGTTCATGACGCTGCTCGCGCGCGCGATCGGCGCGCGGCGCGCGATCGAGGTCGGCACGTTCACCGGCTACAGCGCGATCTGTATCGCCCGCGGGCTCGCCGCCGGCGGTAGCCTGCTCTGCTGCGACGTGAGCGAGGAGTGGACCGCGATCGGGCGGCGTTACTGGGAGCGGGCGGGCGTTGCGGCGATGATAACGCTCAGGCTTGCTCCGGCGCTCGAAACGCTGCGCGCGCTGTCGCCCGACGCGGTATTCGATCTCGCCTTCATCGACGCGGACAAGACCAACTATCGCCACTACTACGAAGAGATCCTTCGCCGCACGCGCCCCGGCGGCCTGATCCTGGTCGACAATGTATTGTGGTCGGGCGCGGTGCTCGACGATACGGATCAGACCGAAGATACCGTCGCGATTCGCGCCTTCAACGACTTCGCGGCGGGCGACCGGCGGGTGGAACTGGTAATGCTGCCGATCTCGGACGGTCTGACGATCGCGCGCAAGCTGTAG
- a CDS encoding Mut7-C RNAse domain-containing protein — translation MNESFKSSAESAPKFAADRMLARLARWLRLLGADVLFDPQLGGDKLLARARAEGRLTLTRDKRLRTAADALYLESCLFRDQLREVLARFPFDPRRGAFTRCSHCNEPLVDAARESVARRVPPFVYASQERFSSCPRCGRIYWGATHPERIRRELDAMGL, via the coding sequence ATGAACGAATCGTTCAAATCGAGCGCTGAATCAGCGCCTAAATTTGCCGCCGACCGGATGCTCGCGCGGCTCGCGCGATGGCTCCGTCTGCTCGGTGCCGACGTGCTCTTCGATCCGCAACTGGGCGGCGATAAACTGCTCGCCAGGGCACGCGCGGAGGGCCGCCTGACGCTGACTCGCGACAAGCGCCTGCGCACCGCCGCCGACGCGCTCTATCTCGAAAGCTGCCTGTTCCGCGACCAGCTGCGCGAGGTCCTTGCGCGCTTTCCGTTCGACCCGCGCCGCGGAGCTTTTACGCGATGCTCGCACTGCAACGAACCGCTCGTCGACGCCGCGCGCGAGTCGGTCGCGCGCCGCGTGCCGCCCTTTGTTTACGCGAGTCAGGAACGATTCTCGAGCTGCCCACGATGCGGCCGGATCTATTGGGGCGCTACCCATCCCGAGCGCATCCGCCGCGAACTCGACGCGATGGGCTTGTAG
- a CDS encoding alpha/beta fold hydrolase — translation MKENKVTFKSGELTLEGMIALPGGAGSHRAAVVCHPHPLYGGSMYNNVVDAALEALWARRFATLRFNFRGVGRSEGEFDNGRGEADDAIAAVRFLTAHEGVKAADALLAGYSFGAATALRAAANTEAVAAIVAIALPLGMIDPSVLGAISKPIVLVAGDQDSYCPAEHLTALAERLGPLARLKIIPGADHFFGGREHAIVAALGEALATL, via the coding sequence ATGAAAGAAAACAAGGTCACGTTCAAGTCCGGCGAGCTCACGCTGGAAGGGATGATCGCGCTCCCCGGCGGAGCAGGCTCCCATCGCGCGGCGGTCGTATGCCATCCGCATCCGCTCTACGGCGGTTCGATGTACAACAACGTGGTCGATGCGGCGCTGGAAGCGCTGTGGGCGCGCAGGTTTGCGACTTTGCGCTTCAATTTTCGCGGCGTCGGCCGCAGCGAAGGCGAGTTCGACAACGGCCGGGGCGAGGCCGACGATGCGATAGCCGCGGTCCGGTTTCTGACCGCACATGAAGGAGTGAAGGCCGCCGATGCGCTGCTGGCAGGCTATTCGTTCGGCGCGGCGACGGCGCTTCGCGCGGCGGCGAATACGGAGGCGGTCGCGGCGATAGTCGCGATTGCGCTGCCGCTTGGGATGATCGATCCGTCGGTGCTGGGCGCGATCTCAAAGCCCATTGTGCTGGTCGCCGGCGACCAGGATTCGTATTGTCCGGCCGAGCATCTGACGGCCCTAGCCGAGCGGTTGGGTCCGCTCGCGCGGCTTAAGATCATCCCCGGCGCGGACCATTTTTTCGGCGGCCGCGAGCATGCAATAGTCGCCGCACTCGGCGAGGCATTGGCGACATTGTAG